TATATGTCCTATCCTTAAACATATGAAGCAAGCTCTGTTTTTTCTGAGACAATCGATCTTACTGTTGACATCCATTCTGTTAAAGGTCCAACAATGGCTAATATCATGCGAATCAGTGTCGTGGTACCAGCAGAGCTTCTGTGAATTCATTTTGGACATTCTTGGATTGTGTGGTAACTGATTACCTTGACAAACTATATCTGAAATATGAGCCAATCCATCAACTACTTTTTGTAAGATTTCTTGGTTTTGTTTCATTTGGACGCAGAGCTCATTTGTGGCTGTAGTATTTGATGGTTTTTCTATGAAATGATTGGTTGAATTTGTTTCAGATAGATAATGAACCTTAGCTCTTTGTTCACATCTTAATTCTGATTGCATGTATTccattgcatttttttcttccagAAGAAAGTCAAGTAAAGGGATAAATTGTTCATAGTTTTTATGCTTCTTCTTTTGCAGAATCCACTCACGTTTCTGAACTGGAGGAAGAATTTTCTCAATTTCACTTATCATTGTTGTGGTATTCATTTCCCTGTTCATATTAACACGTTTTAAGTCTAAGTAACATCTTTCTATGACTTCAACACTGTTAATAAAACACAAATGATCCCCGTCAGGAATAATTCTGAGTTTTCGAATGTCTGAAAGTATGGAATCTGTGAGTCTTTCAGGTCTACCATATTTCATTTCAACACAAGGGAAGCCAATAGAAAATACTGACAGAAATATGACGGAAAGGACTGGAACTCCTCAGAAGTCACCATTTGCCTTGACCAAGAAACGGAGGCGGTCAATATTGCAAGGGAAGTTTCACAGAATTTATAACAGATtcgaaaaattaaagaattctGAAAGTCCAGATTTACTAAAGAACATTTTAATTGATATGGAGGATTCTTATAAAGAACTAGAGAGTGGACATGCAGAATATATAGAATTATTAAATCCTGAAACTGAGCAAGATATCATTGATAATGCAGATAGAGATATGGACACAATGTATGATGAATTGTGTAAATGTCGCGCACATGTTAATAAACAGTGTAAAACTATACAGCAaaatgagaaagaaaaagacaaacaaAAGGAAAGTGTTAAAGTGAAGAAATTAGATGCTCCAATATTTAGTGGTGAGATTAGAGAATTCCCTAGTTTCAAGAGAGATTATGAAAGTATTATGTATCCAACATATGGAACAGACCCATTTGCATTAAAGAAAAGTCTTATGAGCGAAGCTCTTAAAACAGTGCAGGGTGTAGATAATGATTATGAAGAAATGTGGAAAAGACTTGAAATGAAATATGGTAGACCTGAAAGACTCACAGATTCCATACTTTCAAACATTCGAAAACTCAGAATTATTCCTGACGGGGATCATTTGTGTTTTATTAACAGTGTTGAAGTCATAGAAAGATGTTACTTAGACTTAAAACGTGTTAATATGGACAGGGAAATGAATACCACAACAATGATAAGTGAAATTGAAATATatccataaaatatttttctacatCCCATAATGCTCTCAAGTGTTTTCCCCCGttgtgctatgccaaaaatggctaaCATCgcatgtatatattaaactcGTTATTTTTACTTTgaggtttgaagacacgttttgaatAACGCACAAGCTTTGGTGAGATCTAAGAGATTATTTTACATGCCTACATTCCTTCGTATTGAGTTGAAACAcgtaaacaattatatattttaacgtATGACGTCACGGTgatctcgcgctatatttcccgcgataaatgtatatacataaaaGCAAGAGTCATACtatactgtcatatcgatccaatTTTAAGCtaaatttacatacatatcCAGTAGGTATAATTAGGGAGAAAATCTatattaaagatacatgtagtagccattttgagcaaaataaaaaagaataaagaaaaaaataaacagtgaaaatataaatgcagatattgcatattgtcaaaccattaaattCTGGAAATTGGGAAATTTCACACCTGCAAACAGCGACAGGGGGCACGAATACAACGTATGTAATTagaatgtaaaaataaacaaatctttataaaaacCAATTCTCTCCAAAAATAAAGAACGTTTTAGAGGGAAGCATGTCTATGCAATTtgtacgattttttttaaaaccaagaagtattctctctctctctctttctctctctcaaatacTTTTAAGTTAGTTGATAACTGTCATTAATACATTGTTGACAATGACTAATATATCGTTGACAATGATGTAAGGTTTGTGTatttcttgctgcgctcgccacaaTACATGTAGCACcgttaaacatatttattggAGACATATTTCTAATTTCACCTGTCTGTGTGTTTCTATTGACCAGATATGATTAGATGGGTGTCTCATGATTGGAGAgaatttcttttaaacattCATTATTTGAAGTTAGACATTATGGTTGTCCCAAATCACACAGGTCAACAGTCAATGTTTAAGGGTCACATATATGACGGTAGAAGTTTCCAATATATCTGTGATCAAGTgtagatatataaaatatatacttacattttctttaacaagTCCAGTAGTTCTTTCCTGTTTGTCACACGGGCCTTGTTTGTAGAGAATTTCTTGTCCTCAATTAACTGTTCCAAACCAAGTCTCTATAAATGAAGAAACTCGTCTTAGGtgttaatcatttatttaattgttgaaaaaagtcatttttaccGACCGGAAGTCCCTACCTTACATAGGAGTCTAAACTGTCCGTCATTTCCGGCCCCCACCAGTATATAACTGTCTTGTGTTTTGAAAGCCTgtgtaaattcaaatgaaagtgttAAGCATTAAGCGTTACAAAAAAGACacaatacatacatacatgtatcactctACATAATAAATAGATCACAGTGCTAGTTCCTTTGCAAACTAATGGCAGTTTGAAGTCTATAAACCTATTAGTTTAATACACAGGTACAAACTATATATAGCTTTATGTTACACGAACGTATATTTAGTACTTGATAGACAAATTTCAACATCTGTGACTTACATAAGACAGGCGGAGTACTAATGACTGACCTGGCAAGGCACTATACTGCTAGTACTTACATAAGACAGGCGGAGCTACTAATGACTGACCTGGTAGGGCACTATGCTGCTAGTACTTACATTAGACAGGCAGAACTACTAATGACTGACCTGGTAGGGCACTATGCTGCTAGTACTTACATTAGACAGGCAGAACTACTAATGACTGACCTGGTAGGGCACTATGCTGCTAGTACTTACATTAGACAGGCGGAACTACTAATGACTGACCTGGTAGGGCACTATGCTGGGGTGGGCGGTCCCGTGCCGTGTGGCCTCTATCCCAGCATTCAAAAAATTACCTCCTATATTTATCAATGACGCAACCTAAAAGAGGCAGCAAGCCAAGCAAACAATTAAGAAACCAGAATCTATTTATAGTGGGTTATTAATTGGAAACTTACATTGTATATCGTGAAAAactaaacaacaaaaaattaagtatactagtagttttttttcaaatgattttataatcaCCTGACCTGAGTAGAAAATAGATCACAGTCGATGTGTTGTCCTTGACCAGATTTTTGTCGTTGTAAGATGGCAGCCATGATGGCACCGTGCGCATACAGACCTGTGGACAAATCTGTCATGGCGACCCCCACTTTACACGGCTCACCGTCCTTTGAATTGAAAACATCGTTCATAACTAGTCAAATGAAGTAGTGTGTATGGTTAAACCTGTTCATGGTCAATGATGAAACATACTTGTATACCTTTGGGCCGGTGATGTGCATTAGCCCTGCCACGCCGGACACGATGACGTCATATCCGGCTCTTTTGGCGTAAGGTCCGGTCTGGCCGTAACCTATAGCAACCAGCCAGAGGGTATTAAGGAAACAAAGAATGGAAGATTATAAATCTGCCTGTCTGGCGAGAACGGAAATTAATACAAGAAAATGCAATACTCTGATTTCTTGATCAAACTATGAAAGAAAGATACATGCATTGTTATCTTTAACAATATCAAAATCAACGAGGACGGTATTAAATCTACCAAAGGACAATCAAAATATATTCGGCAcgttaaaaatatgtaataagAAAATGGAGAAATAAGCAAGCTACAAAAGCTTCCCTGTTGAAAAGAGAATATCAGCAAAGTTAGGAAACCAGTGACAAAACTATTTGCCAGACATATATTGTATCAGAATACTTCTGTATATCCACAATGTATTGGCCGAGACTTATACATATCGTATGTcgttatttaagattttttcttaATACATGCAGAAACacataaatttttttacatttttctttgttataatttttgaaTCATTACTGCAAGGTATAACAGAATCGTCGATGCAAGCGCGTTGTTTCCACATGACTACCGAGTCTTTAATACGAGTGTATCAGACTTCGACATGTCACCAGTAGTATGTTGGTACTACTGTCACCTGATATGGAGCAGTAGATGAGGTTGGGGCACTCCGTCTTCAGTTGGTCGTACCCCAAGTTGTACTGGGCCAGCTTCCCGGGGATATAGTTCTCCACGAGGACATCACACTTTGAGGCAAGCTACAAAATTAATTCATTCTGATGTGTAGTTATGGTTTTCAATTACTAAAGTCAGTTTTACCTTACAGGTATCTGATATTTATACCCGTAACTGGTAAACAATTATCATAGAATAAACAATCAAGGTGTAACATGTACGTGAAACATTAACCCGAGAAATGTTCAAACATGTTAGCTGTAGATCTATATTACCATTGGTTGGGTCTTTGTTCAAATGCATAGATCTATCTTCTaaagttcaatttttaaataggagTCGGAACTGGGGGGTAAACTAAAGGTaaactaaccccccccccccccccccccccccccgattcggaatttcatgatttattgGGAATTTTTATTTGTGGTAGGTAAGATTTCTCCTTTTtggagtaatttttttttttttgttttttttgttttttttgcatgtcaagatttctgaggattggTCTACCCCCCTTCTTCAATTTGCTTCTGACGCCACTGATTTTAACCTGGTTTTGGATATATTACATAAGTACACATAACAGTTATACCTGCTTATCTACCTTGATTTTTTATACCTGGACTTCCTATATACAGGTAAACATATTCTGTTCCTTACCTGTCTTATGATATTCTGTCCTTTTCGTGTTTTGATGTCGACAGCAACActctgaataaaataaaatatacgaCGAAATTATAGATGATATAGCATCATTTGCAAAGAATAAACATTTCtgatatatttatatctgtgat
This genomic window from Crassostrea angulata isolate pt1a10 chromosome 8, ASM2561291v2, whole genome shotgun sequence contains:
- the LOC128161364 gene encoding succinate--hydroxymethylglutarate CoA-transferase-like, producing the protein MTMFCRPVTQTKLFCVECRKHAVRWVANRRISEKSDTNSARQTNGPLSGYRVLDLSRVLAGPYCTMILGDLGAEVIKVERPGSGDDTRSWGPPFKGQEAVYFLTVNRNKKSVAVDIKTRKGQNIIRQLASKCDVLVENYIPGKLAQYNLGYDQLKTECPNLIYCSISGYGQTGPYAKRAGYDVIVSGVAGLMHITGPKDGEPCKVGVAMTDLSTGLYAHGAIMAAILQRQKSGQGQHIDCDLFSTQVASLINIGGNFLNAGIEATRHGTAHPSIVPYQAFKTQDSYILVGAGNDGQFRLLCKRLGLEQLIEDKKFSTNKARVTNRKELLDLLKKMFNTNTTQYWLDLLENSGIPYGPINNMAAVFSDPQTIHNGMIRTIQHPDIGDIRVPGPPVRFSDFPRDAPSAPPTLGQHTDHVLSNILQLQPKEIERLRVEGVVQ